From a single Lewinella sp. LCG006 genomic region:
- a CDS encoding FdhF/YdeP family oxidoreductase: protein MPDKKPTHETPPAHTGLKIKTPKVKAAGIPGVTKAVAQANRYMKTGQAIKVSLKLNQKGGIDCPGCAWPDSDDDRSRVGEYCENGIKAIAEEAQKTTIGRDFFAQHSVEELGDWSDFQLGKAGRIAEPMVLEAGGTHYQPISWAEANAMMAKQLKALDHPDEAVFYTSGRTSNEAAFMYQLMVRSFGTNNMPDCSNMCHESSGHGLNNTIGTGKGTVSLEDIHHSDLLIIIGQNPGTNHPRMLSALEKCKENGGQIITINPLQEAGLVNFVNPQRPGKILTGGTPLTDLYLPVAVNGDVALLKAIMLRLWHQDREQDGHILDWDFISEKTANYEAFVEDLRKQDFTDLTMASGVPRAQILKAVEMIRKAKSMVVCWAMGITQQENGVANVQEIVNLLLMKGAIGKPGSGACPVRGHSNVQGNRTVGIWESPKKEFLDQLATHFGIQPPRKHGYATVEAIQAMHAGKVKVFFALGGNFLSAAPDTAYTAAGLKNCQLTVHVSTKLNRSHLVTGQRALILPCLGRTETDVQAQGEQFVTVENSMGIVHRSKGILPPCSEHLLSEPAIIGNLAAALLGDQNPVPWQKWVADYDLVREAIEKTIPEFAGYNEKVREDFGFYLANGPREGHFPTPDGKAHFTVNKVPQNRLKEGEYQLMTIRSHDQFNTTIYGLDDRYRGIKNERRVVFINPEDMKARGWQARQVINMINEHGGTRRVAESFLLVPYDIPRNCLAAYFPEANVLVPIDSFDDRSKTPASKRIVVRLEAVSGQ, encoded by the coding sequence ATGCCTGATAAGAAGCCTACGCACGAAACACCGCCAGCACATACCGGCCTTAAAATCAAAACACCGAAAGTTAAAGCTGCGGGGATTCCCGGTGTTACCAAGGCGGTAGCTCAGGCCAATCGGTATATGAAAACGGGGCAGGCTATTAAGGTTTCTTTGAAGCTCAACCAAAAAGGTGGTATTGATTGCCCTGGTTGCGCCTGGCCCGACTCTGATGATGATCGCAGCCGTGTCGGAGAATATTGTGAAAACGGTATCAAAGCCATAGCTGAAGAAGCGCAGAAGACAACGATTGGTCGCGATTTTTTTGCCCAGCATAGTGTAGAAGAGTTGGGCGACTGGTCGGATTTTCAGTTGGGCAAAGCTGGCCGAATCGCGGAGCCTATGGTCCTGGAAGCAGGAGGTACACATTATCAGCCAATCAGCTGGGCAGAGGCGAATGCAATGATGGCCAAGCAGTTAAAAGCACTCGACCATCCTGACGAAGCGGTTTTTTACACTTCCGGCCGCACCAGCAACGAAGCAGCTTTTATGTACCAGCTGATGGTGCGTTCGTTTGGCACGAATAATATGCCAGACTGTTCTAACATGTGCCATGAATCAAGCGGACACGGACTGAACAACACCATAGGAACAGGAAAAGGAACGGTAAGCCTGGAAGATATCCACCACTCCGATTTGTTGATCATTATAGGACAAAACCCTGGCACCAATCACCCCCGGATGCTGTCGGCCTTGGAGAAATGCAAGGAAAACGGTGGCCAAATCATCACGATCAACCCTTTACAGGAAGCAGGGCTGGTAAATTTTGTCAATCCACAGCGACCAGGTAAGATCCTCACAGGAGGTACTCCTCTTACCGACCTCTATCTTCCCGTAGCAGTCAACGGAGATGTGGCCTTGTTAAAAGCGATCATGCTGCGTTTGTGGCACCAGGATCGGGAGCAAGATGGCCACATCTTAGACTGGGACTTTATCAGCGAAAAAACAGCAAATTACGAAGCGTTTGTGGAAGATCTTCGCAAGCAGGATTTTACGGATTTAACAATGGCCAGCGGTGTGCCAAGAGCACAAATATTAAAGGCGGTAGAGATGATCCGCAAAGCTAAAAGCATGGTTGTATGCTGGGCCATGGGCATCACCCAACAGGAAAACGGGGTCGCTAATGTGCAGGAGATCGTCAATTTGCTATTGATGAAAGGTGCTATTGGCAAACCAGGGTCAGGAGCTTGCCCGGTACGTGGCCACAGCAATGTGCAGGGCAATCGGACGGTAGGCATCTGGGAATCGCCCAAAAAGGAATTTCTTGACCAACTGGCTACGCATTTTGGCATCCAGCCACCTCGCAAACACGGCTATGCTACCGTGGAAGCGATCCAGGCGATGCACGCTGGCAAAGTGAAAGTGTTTTTTGCCTTGGGTGGTAACTTTCTTTCAGCAGCACCCGACACTGCTTATACTGCAGCAGGACTAAAAAACTGCCAACTCACCGTACATGTAAGCACCAAGCTCAATCGCAGCCACCTGGTGACGGGCCAACGTGCCCTCATTCTTCCTTGTTTGGGGCGTACCGAAACAGATGTACAGGCTCAGGGAGAGCAGTTTGTGACGGTAGAAAACAGCATGGGCATCGTCCATCGCAGTAAGGGTATCCTGCCTCCTTGTTCAGAACATCTACTCAGCGAACCCGCCATTATTGGTAACCTCGCGGCGGCCTTACTGGGCGACCAAAACCCCGTTCCCTGGCAAAAATGGGTAGCTGATTACGATCTGGTGCGGGAAGCCATTGAAAAAACCATCCCCGAGTTTGCGGGCTACAACGAAAAGGTACGCGAGGATTTTGGCTTCTACCTTGCAAACGGCCCACGTGAGGGGCACTTCCCTACTCCCGACGGGAAAGCTCATTTTACAGTCAACAAAGTACCCCAAAACCGACTAAAAGAGGGGGAGTACCAGCTGATGACCATCCGCAGCCACGACCAATTCAATACGACCATCTATGGATTGGATGACCGCTACCGGGGCATTAAAAATGAACGCCGCGTGGTGTTTATCAACCCCGAAGACATGAAAGCGCGCGGCTGGCAAGCCAGACAAGTCATCAATATGATCAATGAACACGGTGGTACACGCCGGGTAGCAGAAAGCTTTTTACTTGTCCCTTACGATATTCCGCGCAACTGTCTGGCTGCTTATTTCCCCGAGGCCAATGTATTGGTACCGATAGATAGCTTCGATGATCGTAGTAAGACACCCGCCTCGAAGCGAATCGTAGTGCGTCTGGAAGCCGTGAGTGGCCAGTAA
- a CDS encoding TonB-dependent receptor, whose product MKTLLLYLFLLLCLPALLAQTGRISGTISADGQALGYTTIVLKNTHHGTYSGEEGLFELNEIAAGVYIINVSYLGYQSFEETIEVEDEKTTVVDIELEVQVGLLDQVVVTGTLKEVSRLESPVPVEVYTPAFFKKNPTSNIYEALQNVNGVRPQLNCQVCNTGDIHINGLEGPYTMVLIDGMPIVSSLATVYGLSGIPNSLIERMEIVKGPASSLYGSEAIGGLINIITKHPLYAPLVSADIMATSWQEYNVDLGLKLKLGKKISLLTGVNYFLFDEVVDNNDDNFTDLALQERVSVFQKWNIVRKSNRLLTLAGRYYYENRWGGELDWQESYRGGNEIYGESIYTERAEFLGTYQLPTKEKLLFSTSFNSHDQNSVYGDLAYLAKQKIAFGQLTWDKQLGKHDLLLGTALRYTFYDDNTPATGGDANDPRNNPDEIWLPGIFLQDEVFLHPQHKLLLGLRYDYNEDHGAILTPRFAYKWSLSDQDILRLNAGTGFRVINLFTEEHAALTGAREVVIEEQLAPEQSYNVNLNYSRKTCLPQGGFVGLELAAWYTHFTNVIYPDYETNANQIIYANLDGKAVTQGISANLDVSLSNGLSLLLGATFMDVSTEENGIKERQILTERFTGTWAITYPFWNNKLTFDYTGNVYGPMRLPLLGALDPRAPVSPVWSIQNIQFTYRAESHVEIYTGIKNLLNWTPWKNQEAPIIARAFDPFDRGVTFDNNGNALPTENNPHALTFDPSYVYGPNQGIRLFVGMRYHLE is encoded by the coding sequence ATGAAGACCCTTCTGCTCTACCTTTTCTTGCTTCTTTGTTTACCCGCATTATTGGCCCAAACGGGCCGCATATCAGGAACGATAAGTGCTGATGGCCAAGCCTTGGGTTACACAACGATTGTGCTCAAAAATACCCATCATGGAACCTATTCAGGAGAAGAAGGCCTGTTTGAGCTAAACGAAATTGCTGCTGGCGTTTACATCATAAATGTATCCTATCTGGGTTATCAATCTTTTGAAGAAACAATTGAGGTAGAAGACGAAAAGACGACAGTCGTAGACATTGAGCTTGAGGTTCAAGTGGGTTTACTCGACCAGGTCGTCGTAACGGGTACCTTGAAAGAAGTAAGTCGATTGGAAAGCCCGGTGCCTGTAGAAGTGTACACTCCTGCCTTTTTCAAAAAGAACCCCACCTCCAATATTTACGAAGCCCTGCAAAACGTCAATGGTGTGCGGCCGCAGCTCAATTGTCAGGTTTGTAATACCGGCGATATACACATCAATGGTTTGGAAGGGCCCTACACCATGGTATTGATCGACGGCATGCCGATCGTCAGTAGTCTTGCTACCGTTTATGGTTTGTCCGGTATTCCTAATTCCCTGATTGAACGAATGGAGATCGTGAAGGGGCCAGCCTCCTCGCTATACGGGAGTGAAGCGATTGGGGGCTTGATCAATATTATTACCAAACATCCCCTCTACGCTCCTCTGGTAAGTGCCGATATTATGGCCACCAGCTGGCAGGAATACAATGTGGATCTAGGCTTGAAACTGAAATTGGGTAAGAAAATCAGCCTTCTTACGGGGGTGAATTATTTCCTCTTCGATGAGGTCGTTGATAACAATGATGACAACTTTACGGACCTTGCCTTACAGGAGCGCGTATCTGTTTTCCAGAAATGGAATATTGTGAGAAAAAGTAACCGTTTGTTGACCCTCGCTGGCCGTTATTATTATGAAAATCGCTGGGGCGGAGAATTGGATTGGCAGGAAAGCTACCGGGGAGGGAATGAAATTTACGGGGAAAGCATTTACACGGAGCGCGCTGAATTTTTAGGAACCTATCAATTGCCAACAAAAGAAAAGCTGCTCTTTTCTACTTCTTTCAATAGCCACGATCAAAACTCCGTTTACGGCGATTTGGCTTATCTGGCAAAGCAAAAAATCGCCTTTGGACAACTGACCTGGGACAAGCAATTGGGCAAGCATGATTTGCTCTTGGGTACGGCATTACGGTACACGTTTTACGATGACAATACACCGGCTACCGGAGGCGATGCCAATGATCCACGCAATAATCCCGACGAGATTTGGCTGCCCGGTATTTTTCTCCAGGACGAGGTGTTTCTCCATCCACAGCACAAGCTCTTGTTAGGACTTCGCTATGACTATAACGAGGATCATGGTGCTATCCTGACCCCTCGTTTTGCGTACAAATGGTCACTTAGCGATCAGGATATTCTTCGACTAAATGCAGGCACTGGCTTTAGGGTGATCAATCTCTTTACGGAGGAACACGCCGCTCTCACCGGAGCACGGGAAGTGGTCATCGAAGAGCAATTAGCTCCCGAGCAGTCTTACAATGTCAATCTCAACTATAGCCGCAAAACTTGTCTCCCACAGGGGGGCTTTGTTGGGTTGGAATTGGCTGCCTGGTACACCCATTTTACCAATGTTATCTACCCTGATTATGAAACCAACGCCAACCAAATTATCTACGCCAACCTCGATGGTAAGGCCGTCACCCAAGGCATCAGTGCCAACCTGGATGTGTCGCTGTCGAATGGGTTAAGTTTGTTGTTGGGGGCTACTTTCATGGACGTTTCGACCGAAGAAAATGGTATTAAAGAACGCCAGATCCTTACGGAACGGTTCACCGGAACCTGGGCCATTACTTACCCGTTTTGGAACAATAAATTGACCTTTGATTATACGGGGAATGTTTATGGCCCCATGCGCTTACCGCTGTTGGGAGCACTCGATCCACGAGCACCCGTATCCCCGGTTTGGAGCATCCAGAATATACAATTCACTTACCGTGCTGAAAGCCATGTGGAGATCTATACAGGGATAAAAAACCTCCTCAACTGGACGCCCTGGAAAAACCAGGAAGCACCGATCATCGCCCGCGCCTTTGATCCCTTTGACCGAGGTGTGACGTTTGATAACAATGGCAATGCCCTTCCAACCGAAAACAATCCCCATGCCCTAACTTTCGACCCCAGCTACGTCTACGGGCCGAATCAGGGAATTCGTCTATTTGTGGGTATGAGGTATCATTTAGAGTAG